One Polyangiaceae bacterium DNA window includes the following coding sequences:
- the tssI gene encoding type VI secretion system tip protein VgrG: MAQHHEIRYIVTLQGRRLEARTVRGREALSEPSRFRLTVNLPIEDDIDPDDLAGGDVQLHIERHGVDVRTIAFVVMRAERAAAAMAPGVVQTVLELDVTSRLALAEYRVDSRVFRDMDVPDIVTKVLATFGIGVKKHLSSSYQVRPYTVQYNESDFAFVSRLLEDEGIFYTDRGTGDTLVLGDAPSSYDHSGTKLGFVPTSGFFTTESALTDVGYAGSAAPSKVTMRDFDFKKPKLDVVGTAEVPARAAAGGGEWYEYPAGRTDPGGAAQKAQKTAEAFAAAQNRFAGRATELSLAPNMVIRADGLPAGFEDGEFAVVQAEHEWELYRTQFAISFEALEANRTFRPMPRTPRPSLVGGMLGKITGPAGADIHCDEWGRTKVHFPWDRIQPKDDNCSDWIPTLQDNTGSSMGIPRVGWEVIVQHLEGDVDRPVILGRTYNTADTFYSKLPANRMWTTLRSLTSPRSPDGSTGDNLIQINDNAGLEHIYFHAQRDQEVQTENDKTETTLSTDSRIVDGNEAIKVGRTRKISVAKTRNSSVGGDQVVTIGRNRTVKVKGAHTETVTENRKLTIGTKHMRRFDTMDELRVQKNATEKIGALDLEMCPENNESSTRIAEARLVGGAMIEMAKQGIAQTVEKARVEIVGALLFEQAKERIGQRASKNRTTTIGGNYIANAATDILVSGLESLQMTVGELVLSAKEKLTLKVQDTTLILEGERSVIDSPSHITAKADGKNDFSAGQTGQNDRGRGGSK; the protein is encoded by the coding sequence GTGGCGCAGCATCACGAAATTCGATACATCGTCACGTTGCAAGGTCGAAGGCTCGAAGCGCGAACGGTTCGAGGGCGCGAAGCGTTGTCGGAGCCGAGTCGCTTTCGCTTGACCGTGAATCTACCGATTGAAGACGATATCGATCCGGACGACCTTGCCGGCGGTGACGTGCAATTGCACATCGAGCGTCATGGCGTGGACGTGCGGACGATTGCATTCGTCGTCATGCGGGCCGAACGAGCGGCGGCTGCAATGGCACCTGGCGTCGTGCAAACCGTGCTGGAGCTCGATGTCACGAGCCGCCTCGCATTGGCGGAATATCGCGTCGATTCGAGGGTTTTTCGCGACATGGACGTGCCCGATATCGTCACGAAGGTGCTGGCGACGTTTGGCATTGGCGTAAAGAAGCATCTTTCGAGCTCATATCAAGTACGGCCTTATACGGTTCAATACAACGAGTCGGATTTTGCATTCGTGAGCCGGTTGCTCGAGGACGAGGGCATTTTTTATACGGACCGGGGCACGGGCGACACGCTCGTGCTCGGCGATGCCCCTTCATCGTACGATCATTCGGGGACGAAGCTTGGATTCGTCCCGACGTCGGGGTTTTTCACGACCGAGTCGGCATTGACCGATGTTGGATATGCGGGTTCTGCTGCGCCGTCGAAAGTGACGATGCGCGACTTCGACTTTAAAAAGCCGAAGCTCGATGTCGTCGGTACGGCCGAAGTTCCTGCTCGTGCGGCTGCAGGTGGTGGCGAATGGTACGAATATCCCGCGGGTAGGACGGATCCCGGTGGTGCGGCGCAAAAAGCTCAAAAAACGGCCGAAGCCTTTGCGGCTGCGCAGAATCGATTCGCAGGCCGGGCAACCGAGCTCTCCCTTGCGCCCAATATGGTCATTCGAGCCGACGGGCTTCCGGCGGGATTCGAAGACGGTGAATTCGCTGTCGTCCAGGCGGAACATGAATGGGAGCTTTATCGCACGCAATTCGCGATTTCATTCGAAGCGCTCGAAGCGAACCGCACCTTCCGACCGATGCCGCGTACGCCGCGCCCATCGCTTGTCGGTGGAATGCTCGGAAAAATCACGGGGCCTGCAGGCGCGGACATTCATTGCGACGAATGGGGCCGAACGAAGGTGCATTTCCCTTGGGATCGCATTCAACCCAAAGACGACAATTGTTCGGATTGGATTCCCACGCTGCAAGACAATACGGGCAGCTCGATGGGCATTCCACGTGTGGGGTGGGAAGTCATCGTGCAGCACCTGGAAGGCGACGTCGATCGCCCCGTCATTTTGGGCCGCACGTACAACACAGCCGATACATTTTATTCCAAGCTGCCAGCCAACCGAATGTGGACGACCCTTCGATCGTTGACTTCGCCGCGGTCTCCCGATGGCTCCACAGGTGACAACTTGATCCAAATCAACGACAACGCGGGGCTCGAGCACATCTATTTTCATGCCCAGCGTGATCAAGAAGTGCAAACGGAGAACGACAAGACCGAAACGACGCTTTCGACGGATTCGCGGATCGTCGATGGAAACGAAGCGATCAAAGTGGGTCGGACGAGGAAAATTTCAGTGGCGAAGACGCGGAATTCGAGCGTCGGTGGTGATCAGGTGGTGACGATTGGTCGCAATCGAACGGTGAAAGTAAAAGGTGCGCACACGGAGACCGTCACGGAGAATCGGAAGCTCACCATTGGGACCAAGCACATGCGTCGATTCGATACGATGGACGAGCTGCGGGTCCAGAAAAACGCGACCGAAAAGATTGGCGCGCTCGATCTCGAAATGTGCCCGGAAAACAACGAAAGCTCGACGCGAATCGCCGAAGCGAGGCTCGTTGGAGGTGCGATGATCGAAATGGCGAAACAAGGGATCGCGCAGACGGTCGAGAAAGCCCGCGTGGAGATCGTCGGCGCATTGCTTTTCGAGCAAGCGAAGGAACGTATTGGCCAGCGAGCCTCAAAAAACCGCACGACCACGATTGGCGGCAATTACATCGCGAATGCGGCGACCGACATCCTCGTCTCGGGACTCGAATCGCTCCAAATGACCGTGGGCGAGCTCGTGCTGTCCGCGAAAGAAAAGCTGACGCTCAAGGTGCAGGATACGACGCTGATCCTCGAGGGCGAGCGATCGGTGATCGACAGTCCGAGCCACATCACGGCCAAGGCGGACGGGAAAAACGATTTTTCGGCGGGCCAAACCGGGCAGAATGATCGGGGCCGCGGAGGCTCGAAATGA